The genomic interval gaggggagtggcagaggcagagggagaagcaggcttgctgagcagggagcccgatggggggctcgatcccaggaccctgagatcatgacctgagccgaaggcagacgctcaactgactgagccacccaggcgcccctttacttGTGCCTCCTTGATGCATTGTGAGGTTTCTGACCTTCCTGGGCACTGAAGGTTGTTTCATTTCCTCACTTTTTTGCTCTCTAATTACTCAGCtgttctgtgtctcagtttcttcatctctgtgaGGGGAACAGTAATGGAACCTTCCTCTCAGGTGATTGTGAGGCTAACTGTCACAGTCCACGGAAAGTGCTTGGACAGTGGCCACCGAGTGAGCTTTCAAAAACGGAAACAGCCTGAGTTCCGGGGCCTACACGCAACTGCCTTCTGAGGGACTAAAGTCTGAACTCTTGCCCCCGTTTAGAATTCAACCTTCCTGCGGCTGTGGGCCTGGGGCTGAGGAGGTGGCGCAGTGACACCGGAGGTGCTGTTCTCCGGGGAGAGGGGCGTCTGTGCAGAGCCAAACTCCAGGTCCCTTTACGACCACCACGCCCGTCCTGTCGTAGCCAGGGTTAAAGCTAGAGTTTCAGCTCCGTGACCCCGAGTGAGTTACTTAGCCGCCTgacttggtttcttcatctgccaAGTGGGGATGTTGTTTGTGATCCATGGGTGTTAGAGCGGATTAAGATCAGTCGCGGCAGGGCTTTGTGCAGCCTGGCACAGACTAGGCGCCCTCAGCCCTCCTTCTGTGTTCATGTGCCCGGGCTGCTGTAGCAAGATTCCCCAAGCCGGGTGGCTCACACAAgacacttattttctcacagttctggatgctgcaagtccaagatcaaggtgctggttgggttggtttctcctgaggcctctctcctgtcTTCCCGCTGTGTCCTTTTCTGGCACTTTCTCTGTGCACGAGCATGCCTGGTGTGTCTCTTCTTAGAAGGCCGTCAGCATATTGGGTTAGAGCCCTACCCTGATGGCCTCACTTTAACGTAATCATTTGTTTAAACCTTCTCTTCAGCTGCAGTTATGTTCTGGGGTACTGGGGGTTGAGACTTTAGCCCGTGATTTTGAGAACACAGTTTAGCCCATAACAACTCCTCTGTCCAGAGGTGAAGCACCCCCCTCAAGGAGAAGACCCTGCCCCCTGCAGGACTGACTTCTTCTCTCCCCTTGTCTTCTGACTGCAGAGCCCCGGAGTGGCCAGTCGCAGAGCCAGCAGACACAGCTTTCCTCCTTGAGCGGGTCTCCATCGGCGCCCCGGCCTCTAACAAGCCCTTAATCAAGGATCTGAGCCTGAAGATCTCCGAGGGGCAGAGCCTGCTCATCACGGGCAACACGGGCACGGGCAAGACCTCCTTGCTGCGGGTTCTCGGCGGCCTCTGGGCAAGCACAAGGGGTGAGAGCCAGCCTTGGCCTGGTGGGATGCGGGTGTATGTGTGCGCTGCATGTGTATAGACCtccaggcctttttttttttttttttttttaaagattttatttatttgacagagacaggaagagagggaacacaagcaggggagtaggagagggagaagcaggcttcttgctgagcagggagcccgatgtggggctcgatcccaggaccctgggactgtgacctgagctgaagacagatgcttaccaactgagccacccaggcaccccgaaatccAGGCCTTTTGttaggcaaaggaaatgaaagacagTTACTTTCTCTGGGAGATCTCAGAGTGGAGGTTTCTGTGGGTTCTGCAGGCTCGGTGCAGATGCTGACGGACTTCGGACCCCATGGGGTGATGTTCCTGCCACAAAAGCCATTCTTCACTGACGGGACCCTTCGGGAACAGGTCAGCCTGGGGCCACTCCTACCTCTACCCTAATGGAGACTTCTGGCAGTGTGACAGGTCTCAGCTCTAGAAAGTTATAGGGCAGAAGGTGGGGCAGTGAATGGCTCCTGCCCAGGAACTCCCTGGTTCTAAGAACGCTTTATTCCCTTCTGAGGATTGGGCTCCCATAGTTAGAGCAGCTCCTGGGGACAGGTTAGCCTGTGGGGGCCGAAACCAAATATCACATACATTTGTTGACCCCCATGCTGGATTCTGGAGTCCGTGGCCTTCGGAGGTTCACAGACTCTTTCCCCTCAGACACACATCTGAAGGTTGCAGTGACCCTGCCCCGCTGTCTGCTGCGCCAGACTTCCCCGCCGGCCCTTGTCGTGGGTGTCGCTCCCCATCCTCAGGTGGAGAGGCGCCTGGCCCCTGGCAGTTCCTGAGGCTGTTGTTGGGGGAGGATAGGCTGTGTACAGCACCCACCTCTCATGGGCCCTCATCTTAGGCCTGTGcggttttgttttatcaggtgatCTACCCGCTGAAGGAAATCTACCCAGACTCGGGTGAGCCGGCCCTCCCTGGGCGCCTCCTCCCATCTAAATCGTCCCTGCTCTGCCTGGCTGGGGCCTCGCCGATGCCTTTTGCCAGAGGCTCCAGCAAGGCTGCTGGTTTCAGGTTGTTTACTTCTCCTCCTTCAAGTGTTTACTATTTGGGGGCTGTACCCTGACCTCGTCTTGTTCTGTCTTCCCCTCCTTGAGGAGAGACACGcactggaggaagggaaggggctgcTTCCTTCGCCTGGCCCTTCCCTTATGTATTAGGGGCTGTAACTCTGCCGAGCCTTAGCCCAGATTCTggtgtccccacccctgcccccttccGTGATGTACCCTGTCTCTTCTGGCTGCCCAGAGGGAGCTGACTTAAAGAAGCTTCTCTGTTTGGCAGGTTCTACTGATGATGAGCGGATCCTGAGGTTCTTGGAGTTGGCAGGCCTGGTGAGTGCGGGCAGGGACCTCGAGGCCAGACCCACCTGGTAGCACTGACCACAAGGGCTGGTCCAGCAGAGCCGGCATAGTGCCCGGGGCCCAGCACTGACAGTTTGAGCCTGGACCGTGGGAGTGGGAGTAGAAATTGGTGATGGGAGCAGTTGGCCAGGGACAGGCAACGGGGGGTGCGTTGTCTATattgagttttattatttatttatttattaaaagattttatttgacagagaaacagggggagagcgaacacaagcaaggggagtgggaaagggagaagcaggcttcccactgagtagggagcctgatgcgggacttgatcccaggaccctgggatcatgacctaagccgaagcagacgcttaatgactgagccacccaggcgaccctgtaTTGaggtttaaaatgttaataaaatgaagtCTGCTTTCTCTTGTCATCCTGCTCCAGCAGATGTAGACAGTGTAGTTGATGGGATCGTCCTCTCTCTGGGGGGCTGCTTGCTCCCACAGCCCTTGCCACGGCGTGTGCGCCACAGGGCCCTCGCTGTCTCAGGGGCGTGTGTGGTGGGATGACGGAGCAGGGGTGGGCCCTCTCACGGGCAGCATTCCCTCTGGGTGTGTTACAGTCCAGTCTGGTGACGAGGACAGAGGGTCTGGACCAGCAGGTCGATTGGAACTGGTAAGAAGGGAGTCGGGGTGCTCCAGAGCCAGCTCCCCCAAACACAGTGGGTTCTGGGTATTTCTTGGCCCGTTAGGGGCATGTTCACGCCCTCGGGAGCAGTGTTTTGGCCTCACCTCCTGCGGGCGGCGGGGCTGGCCTGTGGTTGAAAGGGGAGGGGGATGTCCGTCTGTCCCGGGGCCAGCCTCTCTGCCCGAGAACCTCTTCTTGCTTAGACCCATTCTGTGCAAGAGCCAGGTCCGGCCTCCTTCCTCTGGGGGTCTTCTTCCTGTTCCTCAGGTACGACGTTCTGTCCCCAGGAGAGATGCAGAGGCTCTCCTTTGCCCGGCTCTTCTACCTACAGCCCAAGTATGCAGGTGAGGTGTGCCCGGGAAAAGCACACGCCCAGTattgtgtgcctctgtgtgtgtgtatgtgtgtcactGCCGGGGCATTCGGACGTGTTGGAGAGCCCCCTGTGCATGGCCAGCCGCCTCTGTCCCTGCATGGGAAGGTGGCAGGGCTCTGCCCCTGTGGCGGCAAGGTTGGTGTCCCCAGTGCAGCTGTGAACGGGTCACACCACCAGTTCTCGAGCTTTCTGCCATGGCAGCAGCTGGAGCCGGCCTGGAAAGCTTGCGTTCTTACGCTCCTCAGCCTCTGCCGTAGTAAGTGGGCAGCACCCCCGGCTGTGCCTGGCAGAGGGGCGACAGGTGTGAACTTCTTCAGGAGCTGATGTCCTTGTCCTTGGGGGAGCTGAGAAGTGCTGGCCTGCGAGGTTCTAGGCTATGCCGGCGCGGACTCTGGGAAGCTGGGGGGTTTTGTCCCGCCGCTGGGAAGGGGATGGGGCCTCGCCCTCTGCTCTTCGGCCGCACTCTCTTTCTGTGCCAGAGCTCCTGGAAGCCAGAGCAGCGTTCAGCCAGCCTCGCCCTGGGTCCCAGCTGGAGGTGAGCGGgttgggagaagcagcagaggtgGGCCAGGGGCTGATCTCTTCCCGCCGGATTCTGCCCATAGTGCTTGATGAAGCCACCAGTGCCCTGACCGAGGAGGTGGAGGGCGAGCTCTACCGCGTCGGCCAGCAGCTGGGCATGACGTTCATCAGTGTGGGGCATCGCCGTAGCCTCGAGAAGGTACCCAAGCTCCTGGAGGTggcctgaggaggaggaagagcccaAAGGCTGGgtctgggcagggcctggggccctTCAAAATGGGGATCCGGGGtgtggagagggcaggggagggacggCCTTCTGTTGTGCGGCCAGCACAGCCTCATCTGCGTCTGTGCTGGCCTCTTGCAGTATCACTCCTTGGTTCTGAAACTCTgtggagaaggaagatgggaaCTGACCAGAATTAAGGCGGAGTGAAGCCAAGGGTGTGGCTGGCCATGGGAAGAAGTGCCCAGCGCGGGCCGATCGGCATTCTCCTGGAGAGACTGGGGGCCCTGTGGGGCAAGGGAGACCCCTGGCTCACCTCCTGGGCCCTGTGCGGGGAGCCCTGGGAGAAGGGCCCAGCCGGGGTGTGGCTCTCTGTGGGGTGCTCTGTCCTGCCTGGGCGCCCCCTGCTGCCTCAGCCAGAGCTCCCAGCACTTGGAGTGCCGATTGCTTACAAACGACCTCAGATTGTGTTTTCTAAGCAAAAACCTGAAATGTAGGCTCTATGAGAAATGTAGGCTCATTGTGGAAAGAATATTGGGCTTAAAGTCAAGAGATCcagaaatcttttaaaacctttaatttttgtataagattttttttaactttaatcaactatttaaattttataactttttgtaaaaaaataaacatttcttacaAATTATAGCTTTCTCCCTTTTACTTTTCCACTGTAAGGTGACCTTTTAAATTGAATCTGCAGACTTGTATTTGGGagcctggggggaagggagatgcATTCTCCACTGTACTGGAACATTCTACGCCTGGTTTTTCACTTCACTCCAAACCTATAGTTTTCCTTTGCCGGTTGTACCTTAGGGTTGTACCTAACCTCTAGGGcccttctgtttttcttgtcctaacccaggtaaaaataaaaacaaatctctttCCTGTCAGTCAACTAAAATAAGGTCAGAGATCCTTCAAAAATAATCTTTGTGAGGAAACAGCAGCAACCAGAGGGAACAGACAAAACCCAGAAAGCGCAAAAACTTGAGATGGAAAGTGACTGAGCCCGAAGCCCTTACTCTAGAACAATGTTGCCCAGAGTTGTGTTGTCAGGATAGCACCCTCATGATTTTTGCCAGATCTCTGTACTTCTTATACtgtgaaatacctttttttttttttttttttttaagattttgtttatttatttgacagagtgagagaacacaagcagagggagaaacagactagcctgacagggctcagtcccaggaccctgggatcatgacctgagctgaaggcagatgcttaaccatctgagccatccaggtgcaacCCCCCCCagctagtatttttaaaattaactcacTCTTTAAAcctagttgatttttttaaagttacttgaTATaaatagaatgtaactgtaaaaatgaaccATGTTCATAACGATGTTATGAAATTGCAGTTTGGTACTGTGCCTGGAGACTCAGCCTGAGGCTTTGCTCTCTGTACAAAGGGAGGTTAAGGGATGTCGCGGGGAGAGTTAGCCATACCGGCGTGCAAGTAAGAACTTTCTCCTTAATAAAGTTAGACACCTGGAATGGGAACTGCTGGGGAAATCACTTCCTCACTCTAAGACTTGAGGTTATTTATTGCCTTGTGGGTCCCGCTGAACATGCCAGATGTGGGGTGGGAAaccacagaaagggaaactggGGAGGTGCTGTCTGCACAGTGGGCGCCTCCCCTGCCGGCTTGGCTGCCCCGCAGCCCTGGAGCCTGTTCCTCAGTTCCACCGTGTCGGGGCGCTAGCACAGTGCATCTGGGTGCCTTGCCGAGACAGCTCAGGTGGCCCCCTGACTGGGTCCGATGGCCATTCTGGTCCCTGGTGAAGCTTCCTGAGGAACCTGCAGGACATCAAGTCCACAAAGGCCCGTGGCAGCCCTGCAGCCAGTGTCCAGCCCCTCCCAGCGCTGGGAGGGACCATGAAGGTTGGCATCTGCTCCAGAAGCCCTCCCATCCTTGAATCTCCCAACCGCTTCCTGCCAAGCGTCTTCTGGCCTCCAGTCAAGCACATCTAGCCCTGCGGACCACCCAGCCTCGGACCCCTCTAACTGAAGAAAGCTCTTTTTCAGGTTAAGGGGAACCTATCTCCCTGAGGACTAAGGATGCCCCAGACTCCCACTCCGTGGGTGTGTGTCTGTTACGTTGCGGGGGCTGGGTGTGGATAGACCCCCCCCAACAGTttaatttctgtactttttttcaaTATAGGAAGCTCCCCCCAGCCTTTCTGTTGACAGCATCGCCTTacggacctgcttcctcctcactagACCCTCGAGCTCCCAAGCCTTCCTGCAGAGGCTGCTGCCAGCAGATGACTCAGGAGAGCAAGTTGGTGCCTAACTCCGGGTCTTGGTATTTGCTTTTCCTCCAGCTCAGACACGTCTCGAGTGCTGTTCCTATTCTGAGTGCCCAGGGCTCTCCCTTGCAAAAGCTCTGGCAGGAGAAAGCTGCCAGACCCCACCTTTGCCCATCACTCACCTCAGAGATGGAGGCTACTGAGAGTTTTGGATGAATCCGTGTACACCTGTATAGACGTCTGATTATGTGTCCTCAGTATGAACAAggacaaaatgtttattttacatgttttcaggggcacctgggtggctcagtgggttaagcctctgccttcggctcaggtcatgatctcagggtcctgggatggagccctgcatcgggctccctgctcagcggggagcctgcttccccctctctctctgcctgctgttctgcttacttgtgatctctctctgtcaaataaataaataaaatcttttaaaaaaataaatgttttcaaatcaACCAGGCAAATAACTTACCATCTCATTCTACCAATCAGGGAACTACACAGACCCAGTCAATGGTATACAGAAATGTTAGTCTGTCCCTTTGTCACCCTTCTGAGGAGTCCTAGGGCTGTGGGACAGAGAGCAACATGATCTTCCATCATCCCCATCACACGTCTGCTTACCATAGCGATACTACCTACTGTGACCTGCAatttaaatgcaatccctatcaaaatcccattgGCCTACTTCTGCAGAAATGAGAAAgttaatcctaaaattcatgtagAACTGCAAGTGATCTCAAATaggcaaaacaatcttgaaaaagaaccaagttggaggactcacacttggAGGTTTCAAAAATTACTTCGAAGGTATGGTCATCAAGACATGGCAGTGTTCACATAAGGGAGAGTGTTTCTTTAGGACATCAGAGTGTTCAAAAGTGACCTCATGTACAAGGGAATTTAGAAAGCCGCATGCATGGCCCGGACAGGATGCACGCTCATCAAAGACCCGAGAAGATCCTGAGCTTTCCTTTCTGGCTGGCCTCTCGGCTCAGACCAAACTGGAAGTAAAGGCTAAGATAGAGTTAAAAGAGTTAAGCTGGCTCAGTGTTAGAGTCCCCGCACGGAGTCAATCTGGAAAGGGGGGAGAGATGGAGTTTTTGTTTGCTCGAGATCCTGGTATTCAAGGAAATCGCTGCCAAAATACTGACTGAACAGAGACTTCAAGTGACCACATGTGACAAGGATGACAGTCCTTGCAAAACTAGTTTGAGAAAGTGACCAAAAAGATGTCTGCAGCCTTTAGTAATAAAAAACAGCAaaccctggggaaggggaggaactGGTTTCTAGTTACTATATTATATTtgaatgtccagttttcaacaaaagcaaatcataaaaagaaacaggattcTGGCCCATTCAAAGGgcgtggctggggaggggggaggtggcaGTGACAGAAACCATCTGTGAGGAAGTCCGGATACTCTTACTAGATGAAGCTTTGAACCCACGGTCTTAATTATGCTCAGATCGTCAAAGGAAACCTGAGAGCTCATTCTGGCTCTGGCCCTGGTGCTGAAGCCAACGGCTCGGTCTGCACCTAGCACTGACTAGGACTGGATCTGGTGTTGGAGCTGCTTCCATCTCGAGACGGCACTGGCTCTGGGTTGTAACTGGTGCTGGAGCTGGTCCAGGAACGGGCTGTACCCCAAACCTTGCTCTAGCTGACAGCTGACTCAAGCTCTGGCCCTCATGGtagagctggggctggagccgGGGCTCACTCTCTCTGGGCGGTGGCTCTCTTACTGGCTCTAGCTCTGGAGCTATGGTAGAGTGAGCAAGGGATCTGGGCTAGGGCTTCCTCTAGCTCTGGAGCTG from Mustela erminea isolate mMusErm1 chromosome 5, mMusErm1.Pri, whole genome shotgun sequence carries:
- the ABCD4 gene encoding ATP-binding cassette sub-family D member 4 isoform X4, whose amino-acid sequence is MASKLIISPFTLIYYTYQCFQSTGWLGPVSIFGYFILGTLVNKMLMGPIVAQLVQQEKLEGDFRFKHMQIRVNAEPAAFFRAGHVEHMRTDRRLQRLLQTQRELMSKELWLYIGVNTFDYLGSILSYVVIAIPIFSGVYGDLSPTELSTLVSKNAFVCIYLISCFSGLIDLSSTLSDVAGYTHRIGELQETLLDMSLRSRAGEIPDESEWDTDRAPEWPVAEPADTAFLLERVSIGAPASNKPLIKDLSLKISEGQSLLITGNTGTGKTSLLRVLGGLWASTRGSVQMLTDFGPHGVMFLPQKPFFTDGTLREQVIYPLKEIYPDSGSTDDERILRFLELAGLSSLVTRTEGLDQQVDWNWYDVLSPGEMQRLSFARLFYLQPKYAVLDEATSALTEEVEGELYRVGQQLGMTFISVGHRRSLEKYHSLVLKLCGEGRWELTRIKAE
- the ABCD4 gene encoding ATP-binding cassette sub-family D member 4 isoform X6, which gives rise to MTSITRTSASARTWNVSAGSSAAWRASSSSPPSRSSTTPTSASKGWLGPVSIFGYFILGTLVNKMLMGPIVAQLVQQEKLEGDFRFKHMQIRVNAEPAAFFRAGHVEHMRTDRRLQRLLQTQRELMSKELWLYIGVNTFDYLGSILSYVVIAIPIFSGVYGDLSPTELSTLVSKNAFVCIYLISCFSGLIDLSSTLSDVAGYTHRIGELQETLLDMSLRSRAGEIPDESEWDTDRAPEWPVAEPADTAFLLERVSIGAPASNKPLIKDLSLKISEGQSLLITGNTGTGKTSLLRVLGGLWASTRGSVQMLTDFGPHGVMFLPQKPFFTDGTLREQVIYPLKEIYPDSGSTDDERILRFLELAGLSSLVTRTEGLDQQVDWNWYDVLSPGEMQRLSFARLFYLQPKYAVLDEATSALTEEVEGELYRVGQQLGMTFISVGHRRSLEKYHSLVLKLCGEGRWELTRIKAE
- the ABCD4 gene encoding ATP-binding cassette sub-family D member 4 isoform X5, whose translation is MLSLLPFSVGVNTFDYLGSILSYVVIAIPIFSGVYGDLSPTELSTLVSKNAFVCIYLISCFSGLIDLSSTLSDVAGYTHRIGELQETLLDMSLRSRAGEIPDESEWDTDRAPEWPVAEPADTAFLLERVSIGAPASNKPLIKDLSLKISEGQSLLITGNTGTGKTSLLRVLGGLWASTRGSVQMLTDFGPHGVMFLPQKPFFTDGTLREQVIYPLKEIYPDSGSTDDERILRFLELAGLSSLVTRTEGLDQQVDWNWYDVLSPGEMQRLSFARLFYLQPKYAVLDEATSALTEEVEGELYRVGQQLGMTFISVGHRRSLEKYHSLVLKLCGEGRWELTRIKAE